From Longimicrobiales bacterium, the proteins below share one genomic window:
- a CDS encoding serine/threonine-protein kinase translates to MKKTSIAQPRRLGLLQTDGGRAAPPRGRFAYSPGDRIAGDLTVIGHLAVGRFGQLYQVWSANEWCALTCKIVSPQRRDDRAALAALRREARILRRVRHPTIVRGFGGGEHDGLPFLLMEYLEGPSLFDVIENRPDRQLEPNDAVRVAVHIGAALYHLHRRGFLYLDMKPANMLLRDGVPVLIDLDAVRRISDQARPVRRVGTAPYMAPEHVRREPLSRACDVYGLGALLYEMLTGRWPFEHVYEEEELSDDDARQYPQIRGEAPPPVRDFVPGVSASLERVVMKCLAPDAANRYESMHPLLVELAEELDEPAALWPAGVTTERRSTPRG, encoded by the coding sequence CTGCAGACGGACGGCGGTCGCGCGGCACCCCCGCGCGGCCGCTTCGCATATTCGCCCGGCGACAGGATCGCAGGCGACCTCACGGTGATCGGCCACCTGGCCGTGGGCCGGTTCGGGCAGCTCTACCAGGTGTGGAGCGCGAACGAGTGGTGCGCGCTCACCTGCAAGATCGTTTCGCCCCAGCGCCGCGACGACCGCGCCGCCCTCGCCGCGCTGCGCCGCGAAGCGCGCATCCTGCGACGCGTCCGACATCCCACGATCGTGCGCGGATTCGGCGGCGGCGAACACGACGGCCTGCCCTTCCTGCTGATGGAGTACCTCGAGGGGCCGTCGCTGTTCGACGTGATCGAGAACCGTCCGGATCGGCAGCTCGAGCCGAACGACGCGGTTCGTGTCGCGGTTCATATCGGCGCCGCGCTCTACCACCTGCACCGTCGCGGCTTCCTCTACCTCGACATGAAGCCCGCCAACATGCTGCTGCGCGACGGTGTGCCCGTGCTCATCGATCTCGATGCAGTGCGTCGCATCAGCGACCAGGCGCGTCCCGTGCGACGCGTCGGCACCGCGCCGTACATGGCACCCGAGCACGTGCGCCGCGAGCCGCTCTCACGTGCATGCGACGTCTACGGGCTCGGTGCACTGCTCTACGAGATGCTCACCGGCCGCTGGCCCTTCGAGCACGTGTACGAGGAGGAGGAGCTGTCCGACGACGACGCGCGCCAGTACCCGCAGATCCGCGGCGAGGCGCCGCCGCCGGTCCGTGACTTCGTGCCGGGTGTGAGTGCGTCACTGGAGCGGGTTGTGATGAAGTGTCTCGCTCCCGATGCCGCGAACCGGTACGAGTCGATGCATCCACTGCTGGTGGAGCTGGCGGAAGAGCTGGACGAGCCCGCGGCACTGTGGCCGGCTGGGGTCACGACGGAGCGGCGGAGCACGCCCAGAGGGTAG